A genomic stretch from Oleomonas cavernae includes:
- a CDS encoding S24 family peptidase, with protein sequence MPARDLPVCGAARGGANALFVDQGNALEHVFRPAQLDGVGNAFAVYAVGDSMEPKYQAGDLLFINPNLPPVKGCFVVVELGDHEAYVKQFVRQSDDMLMLREFSPVMRDIPIEADRVKAIYRVVGSWEGR encoded by the coding sequence ATGCCGGCGCGCGACCTGCCCGTCTGCGGGGCGGCGCGGGGCGGCGCCAACGCCCTGTTCGTCGACCAGGGCAACGCGCTCGAACACGTCTTCCGCCCGGCCCAGCTCGACGGCGTGGGCAACGCCTTCGCCGTCTACGCCGTGGGCGACTCGATGGAGCCCAAATACCAGGCCGGCGACCTCCTCTTCATCAACCCCAACCTGCCCCCGGTGAAAGGCTGCTTCGTCGTCGTCGAACTGGGCGACCACGAGGCTTACGTGAAGCAGTTCGTGCGCCAGTCGGACGACATGCTGATGCTGAGGGAGTTCAGCCCGGTGATGCGGGACATCCCGATCGAAGCCGACCGGGTGAAAGCGATCTACCGGGTGGTGGGCAGTTGGGAGGGGCGGTAA
- a CDS encoding HigA family addiction module antitoxin produces MADHSAVRNPNRPPTHPGEAIEDILLDVKLPKAEIARLLGISRQHLYDIIAMRKPVSPTVAVRLGKLFGDGPGIWIRMQAAHDTWHAERDVDVSGIPTIRAA; encoded by the coding sequence ATGGCCGACCATTCTGCCGTGCGCAACCCTAACCGGCCGCCGACCCATCCGGGAGAGGCGATCGAGGATATTCTCCTCGATGTCAAGCTGCCCAAGGCAGAGATCGCCCGCCTGCTCGGCATCTCGCGGCAGCACCTCTACGATATCATCGCCATGCGCAAGCCGGTCTCGCCGACGGTGGCGGTGCGCCTGGGCAAGCTCTTCGGCGACGGCCCTGGCATCTGGATCCGCATGCAGGCCGCCCACGACACCTGGCATGCCGAGCGCGATGTCGACGTCAGCGGTATCCCGACCATTCGGGCGGCGTGA
- a CDS encoding aldehyde dehydrogenase family protein has product MSNHLKFYIDGAWVDPITPATLDVINPATEEPYTKISVGNADDVNRAVAAAKAAFPSYTKTTKAERLAFLERLLEVYNARYEDIAQAVTQEMGAPLSFARAAQAWAGQVHLEATIKALREYEFEHARGKTRMVKEGIGVVGLITPWNWPLNQIVCKVAPALAAGCTMVLKPSEIAPISGIVFAEIVDAIGLPKGVFNLVNGDGPSVGQVIASHPDVDMVSFTGSTRAGIIVAKSAADTVKRVAQELGGKSANIILPDADLADAVTQGVGACFGNSGQSCDAPTRMFVPAAAHAQALAVAKAAAETHKVGDPNAEDTVLGPVVSQVQYDKIQRLIKSGIDEGATLVTGGLGRPDGLNRGYYVRPTIFGDVKHEMTISREEIFGPVLSILPYESEDEAIAKANDTVYGLAAYVQSKDLAHAREVARELRAGTVNINYPDWDTHSAFGGYKQSGNGREYADWGIHDFLELKSIVGYGE; this is encoded by the coding sequence GCGCGGTGGCCGCCGCCAAGGCTGCCTTCCCCAGCTACACCAAGACCACCAAGGCCGAGCGTCTGGCCTTCCTCGAGCGCCTGCTCGAAGTCTACAATGCGCGCTACGAGGACATCGCCCAGGCGGTGACGCAGGAGATGGGCGCGCCGCTCTCGTTTGCCCGCGCGGCCCAGGCCTGGGCCGGCCAGGTCCACCTGGAAGCGACCATCAAGGCACTCCGGGAATACGAGTTCGAACATGCCCGGGGCAAGACCCGCATGGTCAAGGAAGGCATCGGCGTCGTCGGCCTGATCACGCCGTGGAACTGGCCGCTCAACCAGATCGTCTGCAAGGTGGCGCCAGCGCTCGCCGCCGGCTGCACCATGGTGCTGAAACCCTCGGAAATCGCGCCGATCAGCGGCATCGTCTTTGCCGAGATCGTCGATGCGATCGGCCTGCCCAAGGGCGTGTTCAACCTGGTGAACGGCGACGGGCCCTCGGTCGGCCAGGTCATCGCCTCGCACCCCGATGTCGACATGGTCTCCTTCACCGGCTCGACCCGCGCCGGCATCATCGTCGCCAAGTCGGCTGCCGACACGGTGAAGCGCGTGGCCCAGGAACTGGGCGGCAAGTCGGCCAACATCATCCTGCCCGACGCCGACCTCGCCGATGCTGTCACCCAGGGCGTGGGCGCCTGCTTCGGCAATTCCGGCCAGTCCTGTGATGCGCCCACCCGCATGTTCGTGCCGGCGGCTGCCCATGCCCAGGCCCTGGCGGTTGCCAAGGCCGCGGCCGAGACCCACAAGGTCGGCGACCCCAATGCCGAGGATACGGTGCTGGGCCCGGTGGTCAGTCAGGTGCAGTACGACAAGATCCAGCGCCTGATCAAATCCGGCATCGACGAGGGGGCGACCCTGGTCACCGGCGGCCTGGGCCGGCCCGACGGCCTCAACCGCGGCTACTACGTCCGCCCGACCATCTTCGGCGACGTGAAGCACGAGATGACCATCTCGCGCGAAGAGATCTTCGGCCCGGTGCTGTCGATCCTGCCTTATGAGTCGGAAGACGAGGCGATCGCCAAGGCCAACGACACGGTCTATGGCCTGGCCGCCTATGTCCAGTCCAAGGACCTCGCCCACGCCCGCGAAGTGGCGCGCGAGCTGCGTGCCGGCACGGTCAACATCAACTATCCGGATTGGGATACGCATTCGGCCTTCGGTGGTTACAAACAGTCCGGCAACGGCCGCGAATACGCCGACTGGGGCATCCACGACTTCCTGGAGCTCAAGAGCATCGTGGGCTACGGGGAGTAA